GTTTATCTTAGTGATGACGCAGATATAAAGCATATAGGCGAGGTGCTTAAAAGCAACACGCTGACGGAAAAGGTGGATTTCGTTTCCGCCGAAGAAGGACTTAAGAAGATGATCGAGCAGTACAGCGAGCAGAAGGAGCTGTTCCAGAATCTTCCGTATAATCCCGTTCCTGCGACCTATATGGTAACTATAAACGACCTTGATAAGATAAGCACTGCCGTTCAGCAGTTCAAGGCGATAGACGGCGTTTACAAGGTGAATGCGCCTATGGATTTTGCCGGATTTATCAAGGATCTGAGAACGACGTTTACAATTATCGGAATAGTGCTTATAGTGGCGCTCGGTACGGTAAGTGTTATAATAATCTCGAATACAACAAGGCTCAGCGTTTTCTCAAGACGCAAGGAAATAGCGATAATGAGAATAGTCGGAGCGACAAATTCCTTTATAAAGACACCGTTTTTTGTGGAGGGATTGTTTATCGGACTTCTTTCGGGACTGCTTTCGTGGTTTGTGACAAAGCTCGTTTATGAGAATCTGTACAATCTGTTTACGCAGAACCTCGGAATGTGGAATGCGCTCGGAATGGGCGACATACTGCAGTTCTCGGAAATCGGCTGGTATGTACTGGCGGCTTGCTGCAGTGCGGGCGCACTGCTCGGAGCTATCGGCACGGTACTCAGCACAGGCAAATACCTTAAGGTATAACGGCGAAAGGATATAAGATGAAGCTGAAAAAAATTCTGCACTCTCTGACCTCGTTCGTCACAATATTTGCATTGACATCGGGTATAATCATAACGTATGCTCCGGCAGGTGCGGAGGATCTTACTGTTGACGATATAAAGGACAGAATAGAGCAGATAAAACAGGACAACGCTCAAAGACGTGATGAAATAGACCGTATCGAAGGCGATATAACCGATAAGCAGGAAAACCTCGACAAAGCTGCCGGTCTGCTGAACGAGCAGAAGGAGCTTGTTGACTACTACTACAATCTTGTTTATTACAAAAATCAGGATATAAGCACTCTGCAGGGCAACATAGACACGCTCACAGACGAGATAGCGCAAAAGGACAAGGCTATAGCAAAAGCCGAGGCCGACATTGCCGAGCTTGACAAGGAGAACAAGCAGAACCTTGAAAAGTTTGCGCAGATAGTAAGGACAATGTACACGACCGGCTCAGCGGATATGTTCGGGGTACTGGCAGGCTCTGCCGATTTCTACGACCTTATGATAAGCAGTGAGGTCGTTGGAAAAATAAGCGAGCAGAATCTTCAGTTCATGAACGAACTTACCGCAGATATGAAGAAGCTGGATTCGGACAAGAAGCTGCTTGAAACCGACAAGAAGGATCTTGAGGGCAAGAAGACCGAGCTTGATACGCAAATGACAAAGCTGCTCAGTGAAAAGGAGGAGCTTGACGGTCTTGTAACGGATGCCGAAAGTGCAAAAAGCACATACGAGTCCGATTACAACAAGTATTCGGCGGCAGTAAGCGAGCTTGAGGATCAGAAGAGCAATCTGCAGTATCTGATAAACGTAAGCGAGGCTGATATTGAAGCGTATGAAGAACAGATAAAAGAAATCATAAAGCAGCAGACCAATCCCGACAAGGAATATCAGGAGGGCGAGTGGTACTGGCCTGTTCCGGGACGCTCGTACATATCCTGTAACTTCGGCTGGGACGCTGATTTCCAGAGAACACACAAGGGCATTGATATAGGTGATGCCGGTATTTACGGCGACAGCGTTCTTGCCTCAAAGGCAGGCACTGTAATAGTTGCCGAAACAAGCTACATACCCGGCTACAGCTACGGAATGTATGTCGTTGTCGATCACGGCGGCGGATATACCACGACCTACGCACATCTCAGTGATGTGTATGTATATGTCGGTCAGGAGGTAGCACAGGGCGAATCGCTCGGTGCTGTCGGCAGTACGGGATATTCGACAGGTCCTCATCTCCACTTCGAGATAAGACTTAACGGCGAACCCGAAAATCCGTTCAATTATGTTACTATGGCATAAACGGCATAAAGAAATTACAGACAAACGAACAAGGAAAGGGTGAATCCCGAATGAATAAAAAAGTATCGCTTGGTGTTATGATAAGTCTTATAGCCGTAGCGTGTGCTATTACATTTGTACTGACTATGACGGTATCGCTGAATATGTACAACTCAATGGTAGCGGGTATACAGGAACGGGAAACCATCAACGCAAAGATAAAGGAAATAGATACATTTGTCCGCAGTTCATCGATATATAAGCCTAACGAAAACACTCTGATAACGGGTATCGCAAACGGCTATATCAGCGGAACGAGCGACAAATACGCAAAATATTACACGGCAGATGAGTATTACAAGCTGCAGCAGCTACAAAGCGGCGTGATTATCGGAACGGGAATCGAAACCGTTGTAAATGGCGATTATCTTGAGGTCACGAACGTTTATGAAGGCTCATCGGCTGAGGTCGAAGAAATAACCAAGGGCTGTACTATAACGGCGATCGGCGGAAAGAGCATACTTGAGATAGGTGCCGAGCAGGCGCAGGCTCAGCTTGACGGCGAGGAGGGCACGAAGCTCTCGGTTACTTACAGCACCCCCGACGGTGTTGAAAAGACGGTAACTCTTGTAAGACAGAGCATAAAGCTGACATCGGTAAAGGGTACGCTTATAGACGGTTACGCCTATATCAAGATATACACCTTCAACGAAACCACAGACGAACGTTTCATACAGCTTATAGACGAGTATGAGGCACAGTCGGTTCTCGGATATGTATTTGATGTGAGAGATGTGTCCGACGGTATCACAGAACCTGTGAGGGCAATGCTGAACCGTGTGCTTCCTAAGGCGCAGATAGCAATTCAGGTCGACGCAAACGGCAGGGACACGAGCTTTATAGAAACAGACGGAAATCAGTTTGTAAGTAAACCCGTAACGGTGCTTACAAACGGAAACACCGCCTGCCTTGCAGAGATATTTGCAATAGGTCTGCGTGACTTCGCAAAGGCGTCTGTAGTCGGATCGTCAACAGCGGGAAAGTCACAGCTTCAGACAACGCAAAGCTTCAAGGACGGAAGTGCGGTTTCGATTTCTACCGCAAATATAGTGCCTGTCGAATCCGATGATTTTGAAAATACAGGAATAAAGCCCGACTACACAGTCGATATTACCGCACAGCAGGCAGAGCAGATAAAGTTTGCAGACAAGAAAAGCGACGTGCAGCTTCAGAAAGCACTTGAGATAGTGGCTACAGAATAAGGATATTAATGGCGGAAAACTCCGCCCGCATCATATAAAAATAATTATGGAGGTCATTTACAATGGCAACACAGACAACTTTAACATCGCAAGGTCTTAAGGATCTCGAAGAAAGACTAGAACACTTAAAATCGGTCACAAGAAAAGAAATAGCTGAAAAAATCAAGGTAGCTCTTTCATTCGGTGACTTATCCGAGAACTCGGAGTACGATGAAGCTAAAAACGAACAGGGTATCGTTGAGGCCGAAATCGCAGAGATTGAAGCTACTCTCAAAAACGCAAAGGTGGTTGACGAGGACGAGCTTTCTACAGAGCACGTTAACATCGGTAACACGGTAGTTATCGAGGACGAGAGCGGAAAGAAAATCAAGTTCTTCTTAGTAGGTTCAAAGGAAGTTGATATGAAGGCTATGAAGATTTCCGACGAGTCACCTATC
This window of the [Eubacterium] siraeum genome carries:
- the ftsX gene encoding permease-like cell division protein FtsX yields the protein MNNLSYLIKQGIRSVWKNRFMSFASLCIMTVSLILVGMSAIVMLDCGIILDNVSDKNEISVYLSDDADIKHIGEVLKSNTLTEKVDFVSAEEGLKKMIEQYSEQKELFQNLPYNPVPATYMVTINDLDKISTAVQQFKAIDGVYKVNAPMDFAGFIKDLRTTFTIIGIVLIVALGTVSVIIISNTTRLSVFSRRKEIAIMRIVGATNSFIKTPFFVEGLFIGLLSGLLSWFVTKLVYENLYNLFTQNLGMWNALGMGDILQFSEIGWYVLAACCSAGALLGAIGTVLSTGKYLKV
- the greA gene encoding transcription elongation factor GreA gives rise to the protein MATQTTLTSQGLKDLEERLEHLKSVTRKEIAEKIKVALSFGDLSENSEYDEAKNEQGIVEAEIAEIEATLKNAKVVDEDELSTEHVNIGNTVVIEDESGKKIKFFLVGSKEVDMKAMKISDESPIGKACIGRKLGEEVSVEAPAGVKKYKIVEIDK
- a CDS encoding S41 family peptidase, whose amino-acid sequence is MNKKVSLGVMISLIAVACAITFVLTMTVSLNMYNSMVAGIQERETINAKIKEIDTFVRSSSIYKPNENTLITGIANGYISGTSDKYAKYYTADEYYKLQQLQSGVIIGTGIETVVNGDYLEVTNVYEGSSAEVEEITKGCTITAIGGKSILEIGAEQAQAQLDGEEGTKLSVTYSTPDGVEKTVTLVRQSIKLTSVKGTLIDGYAYIKIYTFNETTDERFIQLIDEYEAQSVLGYVFDVRDVSDGITEPVRAMLNRVLPKAQIAIQVDANGRDTSFIETDGNQFVSKPVTVLTNGNTACLAEIFAIGLRDFAKASVVGSSTAGKSQLQTTQSFKDGSAVSISTANIVPVESDDFENTGIKPDYTVDITAQQAEQIKFADKKSDVQLQKALEIVATE
- a CDS encoding peptidoglycan DD-metalloendopeptidase family protein; translation: MKLKKILHSLTSFVTIFALTSGIIITYAPAGAEDLTVDDIKDRIEQIKQDNAQRRDEIDRIEGDITDKQENLDKAAGLLNEQKELVDYYYNLVYYKNQDISTLQGNIDTLTDEIAQKDKAIAKAEADIAELDKENKQNLEKFAQIVRTMYTTGSADMFGVLAGSADFYDLMISSEVVGKISEQNLQFMNELTADMKKLDSDKKLLETDKKDLEGKKTELDTQMTKLLSEKEELDGLVTDAESAKSTYESDYNKYSAAVSELEDQKSNLQYLINVSEADIEAYEEQIKEIIKQQTNPDKEYQEGEWYWPVPGRSYISCNFGWDADFQRTHKGIDIGDAGIYGDSVLASKAGTVIVAETSYIPGYSYGMYVVVDHGGGYTTTYAHLSDVYVYVGQEVAQGESLGAVGSTGYSTGPHLHFEIRLNGEPENPFNYVTMA